Proteins encoded in a region of the Clostridium beijerinckii genome:
- a CDS encoding ATP-binding protein → MSSEKKLKKASYKCDKCCDTGWVLIPQENRQPLAVSCECREIEKVKNEWKHSGINVEMTKHTFANFKVWNRASQRAKDTSAAYCTDFDEIRSSRRNSILLCGQVGSGKTHLSVAIGLNLLKQKIKVVYMPYRDVITKIKQNILDQEYYVKTISKYKLCEVLLIDDLFKGKINESDINIVFEIINYRYLNFLPIIVSSEFSIERLLNFDEAVGSRIYEMSKDYVVEIEKDIHNNYRLK, encoded by the coding sequence ATGAGCAGCGAAAAAAAGCTGAAAAAAGCCTCATATAAGTGTGATAAATGCTGTGATACTGGGTGGGTACTTATTCCACAAGAAAATAGGCAGCCCCTTGCAGTTAGCTGTGAGTGTAGAGAAATTGAGAAGGTAAAAAATGAATGGAAGCATTCAGGAATTAATGTTGAAATGACAAAGCATACTTTTGCTAATTTTAAGGTGTGGAATAGAGCTTCTCAAAGAGCAAAGGATACATCAGCAGCTTATTGCACTGATTTTGATGAAATTAGAAGTAGCAGAAGAAATAGCATTCTACTTTGTGGTCAGGTAGGCAGTGGCAAAACTCATCTCAGTGTTGCCATTGGATTAAATTTGTTAAAGCAGAAGATTAAAGTTGTGTACATGCCTTATAGAGATGTAATTACTAAGATAAAACAAAACATCCTTGACCAAGAATATTATGTTAAGACTATCTCAAAGTATAAGCTATGTGAGGTTTTACTCATTGATGATCTCTTTAAGGGTAAAATCAATGAAAGTGATATAAATATAGTCTTTGAAATCATTAATTATAGATATTTAAATTTTCTGCCAATCATAGTTAGCAGTGAATTTAGCATCGAAAGATTACTAAATTTTGATGAAGCTGTTGGCTCAAGAATTTATGAGATGAGTAAGGACTATGTGGTGGAAATTGAGAAAGACATACACAATAACTATAGATTAAAATAA
- a CDS encoding AbrB/MazE/SpoVT family DNA-binding domain-containing protein, with the protein MKASGIVRKLDPLGRIVIPKEIRKVLGINDGDSMEIIKVDNEVVVRKYSKGCIFCGNDKGISKFRDALVCDECKKALGQD; encoded by the coding sequence ATGAAAGCATCGGGAATAGTAAGGAAGCTTGATCCACTTGGAAGGATTGTAATACCAAAAGAAATAAGAAAGGTACTTGGAATTAATGATGGCGATTCTATGGAAATAATTAAGGTTGATAATGAGGTAGTTGTTAGGAAATACAGTAAAGGCTGCATCTTTTGTGGAAATGATAAAGGTATTTCAAAGTTTAGAGATGCACTTGTCTGTGATGAGTGCAAAAAGGCATTAGGTCAAGATTAA
- a CDS encoding phage replisome organizer N-terminal domain-containing protein: protein MSDIKWIKLSTNMHDDEKMKLVDAMPERDTIHYLWIRLLIQAGKTNANGLIYLNENIPYTDEMLSTIFSRPLASIRLALKVLSDFQMIEIAENNVIRIVNWERHQNVEGMDRVRDQNRKRVQNHREKKKQLEAVVNGSEETSVEIEEHSSAESKEYSIEVTNDICDITKKSCNVTDDKSNVTVTVQNKRENKNKIKNENNKDREIKKEDDINSKSIELAKYCELITGIPNVLNLGALKLAIGVHGQEYVKMAIDIALKANKPNMTYIEGILKNWRREGYPDDKEVKKNVNRSYGKNSNPDKNKFAGFKPKEPRSLTDEQRKKAEKSLI from the coding sequence ATGTCAGATATTAAATGGATTAAGTTATCTACTAACATGCATGATGATGAAAAGATGAAATTAGTGGATGCAATGCCAGAGAGAGATACTATTCATTATTTATGGATAAGATTACTTATACAAGCTGGCAAAACTAATGCTAATGGACTTATATATCTAAATGAGAATATCCCATATACTGATGAAATGTTATCTACAATATTCTCAAGGCCTCTAGCGTCTATAAGACTTGCACTTAAAGTATTATCAGATTTTCAAATGATTGAGATAGCTGAAAATAACGTAATCAGAATAGTGAATTGGGAAAGACACCAAAATGTTGAGGGAATGGACAGAGTTAGAGATCAAAATAGAAAAAGAGTTCAAAACCACAGAGAAAAGAAAAAACAACTTGAAGCTGTAGTTAATGGAAGTGAAGAAACTAGTGTTGAAATTGAAGAACATAGCTCTGCTGAAAGTAAAGAATATAGCATTGAAGTTACAAATGATATTTGTGACATTACAAAAAAATCTTGTAACGTTACAGATGATAAAAGTAACGTTACTGTAACGGTGCAGAATAAGAGAGAGAATAAGAACAAGATTAAGAATGAGAATAATAAAGATAGAGAGATAAAGAAAGAAGATGATATAAATTCTAAATCTATTGAACTTGCTAAGTATTGTGAACTAATAACTGGAATACCTAATGTTCTTAATTTAGGTGCACTTAAGTTAGCTATAGGGGTGCATGGTCAAGAATATGTAAAGATGGCTATAGATATAGCATTAAAAGCTAATAAACCTAATATGACTTACATTGAAGGCATACTGAAAAATTGGAGAAGAGAAGGATATCCAGATGACAAGGAGGTAAAGAAAAATGTCAATAGAAGCTATGGAAAGAATAGTAACCCAGATAAAAACAAATTTGCAGGATTCAAACCAAAGGAGCCACGAAGCCTTACAGATGAGCAGCGAAAAAAAGCTGAAAAAAGCCTCATATAA
- a CDS encoding DUF2971 domain-containing protein: MARLESIYHYCSADTFMSIIQNKTLRLSDLNKTNDYMEKRWANKFIVSLLQEKLNEYGIDMKLEEDYWYDEESNSHLQYYKKEVERVLYDESPVLITCFSEGKDILSQWRAYGQDGTGVTIGFNYKVINLLNDKKDMVVKNVIYKENKQKEKLGQLIESVIIYIQNMFEEDNVRISDDFNVYFKEEFDAFCEVLVDYIGEISCIIKNPAFSEEKEVRIIYNPKLPNREILGDIQLNEAKDYFEKIKEIDEYKIKPLKFNYRNNQLVAYCDIDFSGLIDKPIINEITIGPKSQLKESDIYYFLLANGFDANNISITKSEATYR; the protein is encoded by the coding sequence ATGGCTAGATTAGAATCAATATATCACTATTGTAGTGCAGATACTTTTATGTCAATAATCCAAAATAAAACATTACGATTATCAGATTTAAATAAGACAAATGATTACATGGAAAAGAGATGGGCTAATAAGTTTATTGTATCCTTGCTGCAAGAAAAGTTAAATGAATATGGTATAGATATGAAATTAGAAGAAGATTATTGGTATGACGAGGAATCTAATAGTCATTTACAATATTATAAAAAAGAAGTTGAACGAGTATTATATGATGAAAGTCCTGTATTGATTACATGCTTTTCAGAAGGAAAGGATATATTAAGTCAGTGGAGAGCTTATGGACAAGATGGAACAGGTGTTACAATTGGTTTTAATTACAAAGTTATTAATCTCTTAAATGACAAGAAAGATATGGTTGTTAAAAATGTCATATATAAGGAAAATAAGCAAAAAGAGAAATTAGGTCAATTAATAGAATCTGTAATTATTTATATTCAAAATATGTTTGAAGAAGATAATGTTAGAATATCGGATGACTTTAATGTGTATTTTAAAGAAGAATTTGATGCTTTTTGTGAAGTGTTAGTAGATTATATTGGAGAAATAAGCTGTATAATTAAAAATCCTGCTTTCTCAGAAGAAAAAGAAGTTAGAATAATATATAACCCAAAGTTACCCAATAGAGAAATATTAGGAGATATCCAACTAAATGAGGCAAAGGATTATTTTGAAAAGATAAAAGAAATAGATGAGTATAAAATAAAACCTCTTAAATTTAATTATAGAAATAATCAATTAGTTGCATATTGTGATATTGATTTTAGTGGATTAATTGATAAACCAATAATAAATGAAATTACTATTGGACCTAAGTCTCAATTAAAAGAAAGCGATATTTATTATTTTTTGTTAGCTAATGGGTTTGATGCTAATAATATAAGTATAACTAAATCAGAGGCAACTTATAGATAA
- a CDS encoding DUF2922 domain-containing protein, which produces MEYTLAMTFLTSAGEKSTLSVSGVKTTLTKDEVNALMDTIISKNVFKTKAGDLVKKSGAQVTQRQVTKYEVA; this is translated from the coding sequence ATGGAATATACTTTAGCTATGACTTTTTTAACTTCTGCTGGTGAAAAAAGCACTTTAAGTGTTTCTGGTGTTAAAACTACTCTTACAAAAGATGAAGTTAACGCACTTATGGACACTATAATTTCAAAAAATGTTTTTAAAACTAAGGCTGGAGATCTAGTTAAGAAATCCGGTGCTCAGGTTACTCAAAGACAAGTTACTAAATATGAAGTAGCTTAG
- a CDS encoding class I tRNA ligase family protein, with protein sequence MISKRIEKNERPTFPKKAIVTAGMPYGNKNLHFGHVGGMFIHADIFARFLRDRIGRENVIFVSGTDCYGSPILESYRKLKENGYENTMEDYVKANHLSQKKTLEDYNISLNIFGASALGRTGEFHNEVSEEIFNTLFKNGYIKKMSALQFYDEDKKIFLNGRQVIGKCPIAGCNSDKAYAEECSLGHQYMASELINPISTLSGNKPILKSVDNWYFTLDESMDIMKELNEFLKKNTNRRKYEINTIDEFLKKPLIYVPRKYIKDVNDLEAKFPSHETIDEEKKSSLAFIFQTLEDRDKAKEILDNLNINYTSGKTLVPFRLSGNIEWGVKVPDKEDLKNLTFWVWPESLWAPISFTKAYLELRGKNPEEWRNWWDDDDSMVYQFIGEDNIYFYSIAEMAMFIGLKVPKGENVDVTKLNLPHIVSNKHILFMDKKASSSSDIKPPMADELLKFYTKDQLRMHFMSLGLSSKSVGFKPQVYMKEEEKVGADPVLKEGNLLTNVFNRLIRSCFYTLQSLNEDIPKEEVSEKIKELTEKAVLEYERHMYNQDFHRIAYVLDDYIREVNKHWASNIKNEELKRNVIADCFYACKVIAILIHPIAPEGCEMFKDYLNIDDELWNWDKIFEPITSYFEDADNHKFKFLEPKVDFFKKMEYQY encoded by the coding sequence ATGATAAGTAAAAGAATAGAAAAAAACGAAAGACCAACATTTCCAAAGAAGGCTATAGTAACAGCTGGAATGCCTTATGGAAATAAGAATCTTCATTTTGGCCATGTTGGAGGAATGTTCATTCATGCAGATATATTTGCAAGATTTTTAAGAGACAGAATAGGGAGAGAAAATGTTATTTTTGTATCTGGTACAGATTGCTATGGTTCACCTATTCTTGAAAGCTACAGAAAGCTAAAGGAAAATGGATATGAAAACACTATGGAGGACTATGTTAAGGCAAATCATTTGAGTCAAAAGAAAACCTTAGAAGATTACAATATCAGTCTAAATATTTTTGGAGCTTCAGCCCTTGGAAGGACAGGAGAATTTCATAATGAAGTTTCAGAAGAAATATTTAATACTCTATTTAAAAATGGTTATATAAAAAAGATGTCAGCACTGCAATTTTATGATGAAGATAAGAAAATCTTTCTTAATGGAAGGCAAGTAATCGGAAAATGTCCAATAGCCGGATGTAACTCTGATAAAGCCTATGCAGAGGAATGTTCATTAGGACATCAATATATGGCATCTGAATTAATTAATCCTATTAGCACTTTATCAGGAAATAAACCAATATTAAAAAGTGTAGATAATTGGTATTTTACCTTAGATGAATCCATGGATATAATGAAGGAGCTTAATGAGTTTTTAAAGAAGAATACTAATAGACGAAAGTATGAAATTAACACTATAGATGAATTTTTAAAGAAGCCATTAATATATGTCCCAAGAAAATATATAAAAGATGTAAATGATCTAGAAGCTAAATTTCCAAGCCATGAAACTATAGATGAAGAGAAAAAATCTTCACTAGCGTTTATTTTCCAAACATTAGAGGATAGAGATAAGGCAAAGGAAATATTGGATAATTTAAATATAAACTATACTAGTGGTAAGACCTTGGTTCCTTTTAGATTATCAGGAAATATAGAGTGGGGAGTAAAAGTACCAGATAAAGAAGATTTAAAAAATTTAACATTCTGGGTGTGGCCAGAATCTTTATGGGCTCCAATTTCTTTTACAAAAGCATATTTGGAGTTAAGAGGTAAGAATCCTGAAGAATGGCGTAATTGGTGGGATGATGATGATTCAATGGTATATCAATTTATAGGGGAAGATAATATATATTTTTATTCAATTGCTGAAATGGCCATGTTTATTGGCTTAAAGGTGCCTAAAGGTGAAAATGTAGATGTTACTAAATTAAATTTACCACATATTGTTTCTAATAAACACATTTTATTTATGGATAAAAAAGCAAGCAGCAGTTCAGATATTAAGCCACCAATGGCAGATGAATTATTAAAATTTTATACAAAGGATCAATTACGCATGCATTTTATGAGTCTTGGATTATCTTCAAAAAGCGTTGGCTTTAAGCCACAAGTTTACATGAAGGAAGAAGAAAAAGTAGGAGCAGACCCAGTATTAAAAGAAGGAAACCTTTTAACAAATGTATTTAATAGACTTATTCGCTCATGTTTTTATACTTTGCAAAGTCTTAATGAAGATATTCCTAAAGAAGAGGTAAGTGAAAAAATTAAAGAATTAACAGAAAAAGCAGTATTAGAATATGAAAGACATATGTATAATCAAGATTTTCATAGAATAGCATATGTTCTTGACGATTATATAAGGGAAGTAAATAAACATTGGGCTAGTAATATTAAAAATGAGGAATTAAAAAGAAACGTAATAGCAGATTGTTTTTACGCTTGTAAAGTTATAGCAATACTAATACACCCTATAGCACCAGAAGGATGTGAAATGTTTAAAGATTATCTAAATATAGATGATGAACTATGGAATTGGGATAAAATATTTGAACCTATTACTTCTTATTTTGAAGATGCTGATAACCATAAGTTTAAATTTCTTGAACCTAAGGTAGATTTCTTTAAGAAAATGGAATATCAATATTGA
- a CDS encoding helix-turn-helix domain-containing protein, translated as MFNAELLSSLIKEAQGDISLNNFASQCKISSSTLSRIINNKNSCPPAPSTLQKIASVAHNGVTYADLMAAAGYINDGETPVEIPDATNTVLSKKDERDIAKRIEALKEDLLNGEGLMLSGNPMSPEAIESLIEALSSGIRQAKIANKKYTPNKYKK; from the coding sequence ATGTTTAATGCCGAATTACTTAGTAGTTTAATAAAAGAAGCACAAGGTGATATTTCTTTAAACAACTTTGCTAGTCAATGCAAAATAAGCTCTAGCACGTTATCAAGAATTATAAACAATAAAAATTCTTGTCCACCAGCGCCTAGCACATTACAAAAAATTGCTTCTGTTGCACACAATGGTGTCACTTATGCTGACCTTATGGCCGCTGCTGGTTATATAAATGATGGCGAAACACCTGTAGAAATTCCAGATGCAACTAATACTGTTTTATCCAAAAAAGATGAAAGAGACATTGCAAAAAGAATTGAAGCATTAAAAGAAGATTTACTAAATGGTGAAGGGCTCATGCTTTCAGGAAATCCTATGTCACCTGAAGCTATTGAAAGTTTAATAGAAGCCTTATCTTCTGGAATACGTCAAGCAAAGATTGCAAATAAAAAATATACACCTAATAAATATAAGAAATAA
- a CDS encoding recombinase RecT, translating to MATNSSLKNQLIEKEQSTVNVQETIFKNLINSDEIKSKFTEVLKDKAFEYINSIINLVKETPTPNALGASDSYKSADLGSLFIECEPRSIIDACMIAASLDLSIDKNLEYVWIIPYKKKANFQLGYKGYIQLLLRTGEYKAINVIEVYEGQLKSWNPLTEEFSIDVSAKKSDAVIGYAGYFEMVNGFRKYVYWSKENMDSFRNNSFNGDPRWNNDYKAMAKRTVMRNMLSKWGRLSAEMQRAYLEDINTDKFINGN from the coding sequence ATGGCAACTAATAGCAGTTTAAAAAATCAATTGATTGAAAAAGAACAAAGCACAGTAAATGTTCAAGAAACTATATTCAAAAATTTAATAAATAGTGATGAGATAAAGTCAAAGTTTACAGAAGTTTTAAAAGATAAAGCTTTTGAGTATATAAATTCAATAATAAATTTAGTTAAGGAAACTCCTACACCTAACGCCTTAGGAGCAAGCGATTCATACAAAAGCGCAGACTTGGGTTCTCTGTTTATTGAATGTGAACCTAGATCAATAATTGATGCATGTATGATTGCAGCTTCCTTAGATTTATCTATCGATAAAAATTTGGAGTATGTCTGGATTATTCCTTATAAGAAGAAAGCAAATTTTCAGCTTGGATATAAGGGATATATTCAATTATTACTTAGAACAGGGGAGTATAAAGCTATAAATGTAATTGAAGTTTACGAAGGGCAGCTAAAATCATGGAATCCATTAACTGAAGAATTTAGTATAGATGTTTCAGCTAAAAAGTCAGATGCAGTTATAGGGTATGCAGGATATTTTGAGATGGTAAATGGCTTTAGAAAATATGTTTATTGGAGCAAAGAGAATATGGATTCGTTTAGGAATAATTCCTTTAATGGAGATCCAAGATGGAATAATGATTATAAGGCTATGGCTAAAAGAACAGTAATGAGAAATATGCTTTCAAAATGGGGAAGGTTAAGTGCTGAAATGCAAAGGGCTTATTTAGAAGACATTAATACAGATAAATTTATTAATGGAAATTAA
- a CDS encoding phage antirepressor KilAC domain-containing protein, with protein sequence MESLRIFKDERFGEIRWLKINNKDYAVGIDIAKALGYKNPRDAILRHCKGVVKHDIGVVTGKRKDGTDVIQNIEMSVIPEGDIYRLAAKSELPGAEKFEAWIFDEVLPSIRKTGMYATDELLDNPDLLIAAATKLKEERKARLEAENKVKLLEPKGEFYDDVAGSKDSIEVGHVAKVLAIRGMGRNNLFSLLREKKVLDKNNIPYQQFVDLGYFRVLEQKYTVPSGETKINIKTMVFQKGIEFIRRKIGE encoded by the coding sequence ATGGAGAGTTTACGAATTTTTAAAGATGAAAGATTTGGAGAAATAAGATGGTTAAAAATTAATAACAAAGATTATGCTGTTGGGATTGATATAGCAAAAGCTTTGGGATATAAAAACCCAAGAGATGCAATTTTAAGGCATTGCAAGGGTGTCGTGAAACACGACATAGGGGTAGTTACGGGAAAGAGGAAAGATGGAACAGATGTTATTCAAAATATAGAAATGAGTGTAATTCCTGAAGGGGATATTTACAGGTTAGCAGCCAAATCAGAATTGCCTGGAGCAGAGAAATTTGAAGCATGGATCTTTGATGAGGTATTGCCTAGCATACGGAAAACAGGAATGTATGCTACAGATGAATTATTAGATAATCCAGATTTACTTATTGCAGCAGCTACTAAGTTAAAAGAAGAGAGAAAAGCAAGGCTGGAAGCTGAAAATAAGGTAAAGTTATTAGAGCCTAAAGGAGAATTTTATGACGATGTCGCAGGGTCTAAAGATAGCATTGAAGTGGGACATGTTGCAAAGGTTCTTGCTATAAGAGGAATGGGAAGAAATAATTTATTCTCACTCTTAAGAGAAAAGAAAGTTTTGGATAAAAACAATATTCCGTATCAACAGTTTGTAGACTTAGGATATTTTAGAGTATTGGAGCAGAAATACACAGTACCTAGTGGTGAAACAAAGATAAATATTAAAACAATGGTATTTCAAAAGGGGATAGAGTTTATAAGAAGAAAAATTGGGGAGTAA
- a CDS encoding ImmA/IrrE family metallo-endopeptidase, with protein MHFIEGLFSKLVKKYNTTDVYELCKLEKITYRELDLHPEINGIYQYVMRNRIITINQNLSPECKRITCEHELGHAILHKKYNCTYLKTKTFFNVNKFEKEADIFSSLFEIPFISKDILIGKTLDEVARELNVSRYLLDLRIGICNFD; from the coding sequence TTGCATTTTATCGAGGGATTATTTTCAAAATTAGTTAAAAAATATAACACTACAGATGTTTATGAATTATGTAAATTAGAAAAAATAACATATAGAGAACTAGATCTTCATCCTGAAATAAACGGGATTTATCAATATGTAATGAGAAATAGAATTATAACTATAAACCAAAATCTTAGTCCTGAGTGTAAGAGAATAACATGTGAGCACGAGTTAGGACATGCTATCCTTCATAAAAAATATAACTGCACTTATCTAAAAACAAAGACCTTCTTCAATGTTAATAAATTTGAAAAAGAAGCTGATATATTTTCATCTTTATTTGAAATCCCATTTATATCTAAAGATATATTAATAGGAAAAACATTAGATGAAGTTGCTCGTGAGTTAAACGTTTCAAGGTATTTATTAGATCTTAGAATAGGCATCTGTAATTTTGATTAG
- a CDS encoding DUF1659 domain-containing protein, giving the protein MAVTKTIDSVSLSIEVQKGLDKAGDPIYTKKTFSGIKTDATPENVYAIADAIKGVLEANTRDYFINESSSLANA; this is encoded by the coding sequence ATGGCTGTAACTAAAACTATTGACTCTGTTTCTCTAAGTATTGAGGTTCAAAAAGGTCTAGACAAGGCCGGCGATCCAATTTATACCAAGAAAACTTTCTCAGGTATTAAAACAGATGCTACACCTGAAAATGTCTATGCTATTGCAGATGCAATTAAAGGTGTTTTAGAAGCTAACACTAGAGATTACTTTATTAATGAATCTTCTAGTTTAGCAAATGCTTAG
- a CDS encoding YqaJ viral recombinase family protein: MDKLQWLKERQKGIGGSDVGAIMGVNRWKSPFEVYVDKTEEIREVKESNESSYFGNTLEEVVAREFSIRSGKKVRKDKRQLVHKTHEFMMGNIDRRIVGENSLLECTTVNAFRAKEWDGEEIPPSHILQCQHYMEVLGADTCYIAALIGGQRFVYKEIKRDEELISMIVEAEKDFWINHVQKRIPPKLDGSEAASKYLSKTFKSIDKTLEVNLKEEYKDKINEYLNIKNQMKILDESLKVIENNLKNQLGNAEKGIVEKFQVIWKGVTSNRIDSKVLKEKYPEIYKEVCKQSMSRRFEIKEISS, translated from the coding sequence ATGGATAAATTACAATGGCTTAAGGAAAGGCAAAAGGGAATTGGAGGTTCTGATGTTGGAGCCATTATGGGAGTTAATAGGTGGAAAAGTCCTTTTGAAGTTTATGTGGACAAGACAGAAGAAATTAGAGAAGTGAAGGAGTCTAATGAATCATCTTACTTTGGAAATACCTTAGAGGAAGTCGTGGCAAGAGAATTTTCAATAAGGAGTGGCAAGAAGGTAAGGAAGGATAAAAGGCAGTTAGTTCATAAGACTCATGAATTTATGATGGGTAATATTGATAGAAGAATTGTTGGTGAAAATTCGCTGCTGGAATGCACAACGGTGAATGCCTTTAGAGCAAAGGAATGGGATGGTGAAGAAATTCCACCTAGTCACATACTTCAATGTCAGCATTATATGGAGGTCTTGGGTGCTGATACTTGTTATATAGCGGCATTAATAGGAGGACAAAGGTTTGTGTATAAAGAGATTAAGCGTGATGAGGAATTAATTTCTATGATAGTTGAAGCTGAAAAAGATTTTTGGATCAATCATGTTCAAAAAAGAATTCCACCAAAGCTTGATGGAAGTGAAGCAGCTAGTAAATATTTAAGCAAGACTTTTAAAAGTATAGATAAGACGTTAGAAGTTAACTTGAAGGAAGAGTATAAGGACAAGATAAATGAATATTTAAACATAAAAAATCAAATGAAGATTCTAGATGAATCTCTTAAAGTTATAGAAAACAATCTAAAAAATCAGCTTGGAAATGCTGAAAAAGGAATTGTGGAAAAGTTCCAAGTAATTTGGAAGGGAGTAACTTCAAATAGGATAGATAGTAAGGTTTTAAAAGAAAAATATCCTGAGATTTATAAAGAAGTTTGCAAACAGTCTATGAGCAGAAGATTTGAAATTAAGGAGATTTCTAGTTAG
- a CDS encoding endonuclease NucS domain-containing protein: MELIKVNLKEVQELEPLVINTLKEIEEGLRLLKNQLSIGGAGRPDILAVDPNGTLVILELKSVTADPYAISQVVRYYEWAVQNLALIARPYPEIKPDKGVRLFLVAPEFSEETIRIGSYLNLDLSLIKYTAIKDKKTNDIGILYEELQRPPIEELEVKLRSIEDIITYFSDNKLAEEFRKVLEYLSQKGVVISTYNGGKDFWIECSTEDEFIAYFQPRKRYFNCQIYNEDLEKFIWPPIRLTSFDEWNEKCEAYISKYIVEKDDV, translated from the coding sequence ATGGAATTAATAAAAGTTAATTTAAAAGAAGTTCAAGAACTCGAACCTTTAGTTATAAACACTTTAAAAGAAATTGAAGAGGGATTAAGATTATTAAAAAACCAACTTAGTATAGGAGGTGCAGGAAGACCAGATATTCTAGCTGTCGATCCAAATGGAACATTAGTTATCTTAGAATTAAAAAGTGTTACAGCTGACCCTTATGCTATTTCGCAGGTTGTACGATATTATGAATGGGCTGTTCAAAATCTTGCATTAATTGCAAGACCTTATCCAGAAATTAAACCAGATAAAGGTGTACGTCTCTTTCTTGTTGCACCCGAATTTAGCGAAGAAACAATTAGAATAGGTAGTTATCTAAACTTAGATTTATCATTAATTAAATATACTGCTATAAAAGATAAAAAAACTAATGACATTGGAATACTATATGAAGAACTTCAGAGACCTCCGATAGAAGAGCTAGAAGTTAAACTTCGCTCAATAGAAGATATTATAACTTATTTCTCTGATAATAAACTAGCGGAGGAATTTAGAAAAGTGTTAGAATATCTTAGTCAAAAAGGTGTAGTAATTTCTACATACAATGGAGGTAAAGATTTTTGGATAGAATGTTCAACTGAGGATGAATTTATAGCATATTTCCAACCAAGAAAAAGATATTTTAATTGTCAAATATATAATGAAGATCTTGAAAAATTTATATGGCCTCCAATAAGGTTAACTTCATTTGATGAATGGAATGAAAAATGTGAAGCGTATATATCAAAGTATATCGTTGAGAAAGACGATGTATAA